From a single Anomaloglossus baeobatrachus isolate aAnoBae1 chromosome 4, aAnoBae1.hap1, whole genome shotgun sequence genomic region:
- the AMDHD1 gene encoding putative imidazolonepropionase has translation MPCKFRLLLQNAEQLVVVCQKEEEFLLKDGMQHVTVLEKASLVVGNDGFIKALGPTNDIHNQFCHEEFETVIDCTGKCVLPGFVDAHTHPVWAGDRVHEFAMKLAGASYMDIHQAGGGINFTVEHTEAATEEELFISFKQRLERMLRAGTTLVECKSGYGLKLETELKMLRVIAQAQKKLDIGISCTYCGAHSVPKGRTAEQAADDIIENHLPALAQLAIKGKIQVDNIDVFCEKGVFDLESTRRILLAGKAIGLQLNFHGDELNPMTAAELGAELGAQAVSHLEEISDAGITALATAKCSAVLLPTTAYILRLKQPRARDMLNAGVIVSLGSDFNPNAYCCSMPMVMHLACVNLNMSLNEALAAATINAAYSLGRSHTHGSLEVGKQGDVVIINAPRWEHVIYQFGGHQELIQFVCVKGKLVYMNEKILAL, from the exons ATGCCTTGCAAATTCAGGCTTTTGTTGCAAAATGCAGAGCAACTGGTTGTTGTCTGTCAGAAAGAAGAAGAGTTCCTGCTCAAGGATGGCATGCAACACGTAACGGTGCTGGAGAAAGCCAGCCTGGTGGTGGGCAA TGATGGCTTCATCAAGGCTCTAGGACCCACAAATGACATACATAATCAATTTTGTCATGAAGAATTTGAGACTGTGATTGACTGCACAGGAAAATGTGTTttaccag GCTTTGTAGATGCTCATACCCATCCTGTATGGGCAGGTGACAGAGTACATGAATTTGCTATGAAA CTTGCAGGAGCCTCTTACATGGACATACATCAGGCTGGAGGAGGAATAAATTttacagtggagcacacagaagcgGCTACAGAAGAAGAGCTGTTCATAAGCTTTAAACAGCGCCTGGAACGCATGCTGCGAGCTGGAACCACTTTAGTGGAGTGCAAGAGTGGCTATGGGTTAAAACTGGAGACAGAGCTTAAGATGCTGAGGGTGATTGCACAAGCTCAGAAGAAATTGGACATTGGCATCTCCTGCACATACTGTGGCGCTCACTCTGTACCAAA AGGGAGAACTGCAGAACAAGCCGCAGATGATATCATAGAAAATCATCTTCctgccttggcacaactcgctatcAAGGGTAAAATTCAAGTAGACAATATTGATGTCTTCTGTGAAAAAGGAGTCTTTGACCTGGAGTCTACAAGACGAATTCTTCTTGCTGGGAAAGCAATTGGCTTACAGCTGAACTTCCATGGAGATGAGCTTAACCCCATGACTGCAGCAGAG TTGGGTGCAGAGCTGGGAGCACAGGCTGTTAGTCACTTAGAAGAAATAAGTGATGCAGGGATCACTGCGCTAGCTACTGCAAAGTGTTCGGCCGTCCTGTTGCCTACAACTGCCTACATCCTGAG ACTCAAGCAGCCCCGAGCAAGAGACATGCTTAATGCTGGAGTTATAGTATCTCTAGGCAGTGACTTCAATCCAAATGCATACTGCTGCTCTATG CCTATGGTCATGCACCTTGCCTGTGTCAACCTGAACATGTCTCTGAATGAAGCTCTGGCTGCTGCCACCATCAATGCTGCGTACTCTTTGGGAAGATCTCATACACACGGCTCATTAGAGGTTGGGAAACAAGGAGATGTGGTCATCATTAATGCCCCACG ATGGGAACATGTGATTTACCAGTTTGGAGGACACCAAGAACTAATTCAATTTGTCTGTGTTAAAGGCAAACTTGTTTACATGAATGAGAAAATTCTTGCCCTTTGA